ccaagaaagtgtcacctaaccctggactataatgatcctcaactactgcaacatcagaaaccttcttactcattgaacgagttacagcacaagaagggaaaataccaggaaattcctgttgaatagactcagcatcatctgttttatctggaatactggacactaagggatctaccctaactttctctccagccaagtcattgcctaaaatgagcgacacgccctctatgggaagttccggtctaacaccaatggtgacaggcccagtaaccaagtctgactttaaataaacagaatggagaggcacattaacaaaacctaactctacaccttgaagcaaaacacactactaccacatgaggtctcctcagacaaaggcactacgccatctaatatcaaagaatgagaagccccagtatctcgcaaaatcttcacaggtttcaagttggtaatatcactagtaagtgaaacaaaaccttcagaaatgaagggagagtacttctccaagacgctatcagactctgagctcttaatctcaacagacactttagaatcttccacaatatcactaagtttctgactaggctttgacatagctaacacagaaggaactgactgtttacgcctttgctccttacgctggagagaataacattcagacatagtatgccctactttcttgcagtaattacaaacaggaccagaaggagaccccacacctgccctatgatctgttttagaatcagacttagtcttatcacctaatttaggtttgtcgttagaagggccactaaaggttgggttcctaggctgaccaaatttactagtacctgtggtactgtttttgtcttgagaactgtttttaacaaatgagcctttgtgggtgagagcgtaatcatcagccattgtagctgcttcactaagtgtttcaacttttctctcatctaaatgagtttttatgtttgtgtggacacaacgtttaaactcctctatcaacaataattgcctcaatttaccgaaatcctcatcagtttctttagaatcacaccacctattaaataattgttctttttctctggcaaattctgcatgagtttgttcatctctctttctcgagtttcgaaatttctgacggtaagcctcaggaactaattcataagctttcaaaatagctttcttgactacttggtaatttgaaatctcatctacagataaagaagaataaatgtctctagctttaccaatcaagacactttgaagaagcattgtaagcttatcttcaggccatttcatactatcagctattttctcaaaatgcagaaaatacttgtcaacttctttctcttgaaaaggaggaactaacctaatgtttctactgacatcaaaacctctgtttccttgtaaacccctaaaagttagattacttgaactgtcttgagaagctagctctaattctttcattctaagttctgtttcagcttgaattttctgcttctctagctctaacatctgatctctctcaatctctttttcttttaattctctttcaatttctttttctcttaactctttttctatttccatttgtcttagtttcatttcatgttcaagttccatttgtctaatttgaatttctgagctgactgtttctctctatactatctaatgcactagagtcaaatttgtcattgtcaacaaaatatcttataattacattcctaatttcagctttcctcaaattagttttgatagtaaggcctaaatgtttacccaataacagtaaatccttcttactaacttgcaaaagaacatccagggatggcgctttaacaaactgttctacctgcatagtagtcatatttatctagctgttggtttcaaatgtaaactcaaagtttgtacacaaattttgaaaatttcttaattaatttttcaaagttagaattcacaaataaaatatcgatctcggacaagagcccccaattctgttacatgaacgaataacagaaaggagaaaccagcagctaaattcaaaacacaatttaattatatatacaatattatacagagatggtttacaatatctaaagtaattggtggtggtacaagactagtacgatgatttaaagtgttacttatctgtatgcgaatgtcctggtataatccttgatccttccaggtttcaaattaacaataatcacaaatccacaaggaaattgaatgtccaccgatgatttgtaaagttccaggcaatatgaataaatccacacaaagtgttgtaataatccacagataaagtcacaatagctctcccaatagaatcttatatggcgctgtacaattcttgatatgtcttattacaggtctcattacagttctgattagctttggacagttggagtatatatagctaaaccctaattcaagaatattggagaaccttctacttctagaaatatctaactaaaaacagtacacaagtaaacacacataactttctggaaatagatcattctagatctctacttaaaatcaacatgtttacaaacatatttgtttatacatgattaaattctagaaagttctataacctagattaatgatatgacctttataggatgtattgataaaaaaagctataggagttatctcccttatctcataactacatgtatttagtgtcatacataacaatactGATTTGTGGTCAACCACAGAAAAACTAGATTTGGAGGAAGAGAGAGGATATACTGATTTGTGGTCAACCACAGAAAAACTAGATTTGGAGGAAGAGGAAGGATATACTGATTTGTGGTCAACCACAGAAAAACTAGATTTGGAGGAAGAGGGAAGATATACTGATTTGTGGTCAACCACAGAAAATCTAGATTTGGAGGAAGAGGGAAGATATACTGATTTGTGGTCAACCACAGAAAAACTAGATTTGGAGGTAGAGGGAAGATATACTGATTTGTGGTCAACCACAGAAAAACTAGATTTGGAAGAAGAGGGAAGATATACTGATTTGTGGTCAACCACAGAAAAACTAGATTTGGTGGAAGAGGGAAGATATACTGATTTGTGGTCAACCACAGAAAAACTAGATTTGGATGAAGAAGAAGGAAATACTGATTTGTGGTCAACCACAGAAAAACTAGATTTGGATGAAGAGGGAGGAACTACTGATTTGTGGTCAACCACAGAAAAACCAGATTTGGGGGAAGAGGGAAGATATACTGATTTGTGGTCAACCACAGAAAAACTAGATTTGGAGGAAGAGGGAGGATATACTGATTTGTGGTCAACCACAGAAAAACTAGATTTGGAGGAAGAGGGAAGATATACTGATTTGTGGTCAACCACAGAAAAACTAGATTTGGAGGTAGAGGGAAGATATACTGATTTGTGGTCAACCACAGAAAAACTAGATTTGGAGGTAGAGGGAAGATATACTGATTTGTGGTCAACCACAGAAAAACTAGATTTGGAAGAAGAGGGAAGATATACTGATTTGTGGTCAACCACAGAAAAACTAGATTTGGTGGAAGAGGGAAGATATACTGATTTGTGGTCAACCACAGAAAAACTAGATTTGGAGGTAGAGGGAAGATATACTGATTTGTGGTCAACCACAGAAAAACTAGATTTGGAGGAAGAGAGAGGATATACTGATTTGTGGTCAACAACAGAAAAACTAGATTTGGAGGAAGAGGAAGGATATACTGATTTGTGGTCAACCACAGAAAAACTAGATTTGGAGGAAGAGGGAAGATATACTGATTTGTGGTCAACCACAGAAAATCTAGATTTGGAGGAAGAGGGAAGATATACTGATTTGTGGTCAACCACAGAAAAACTACATTTGGAGGAAGAGGGAGGATATACTGATTTGTTGTCAACCACAGAAAAACTAGATTTGGAGGAAGAGGGGGGATATACTGATTTGTGGTCAACCACAGAAAAACTACATTTGGAGGAAGAGGGAGGATTTGTGGTCAACCACAGAAAAACTACATTTGGAGGAAGAGGGAGGATATACTGATTTGTGGTCAACCACAGAAAAATTAGATTTGGAGGAAGAGGGAGGATATACTGAATTGTGGTCAACCACAGAAAAACTAGATTTGGAGGAAGAGAGAGGAAATACTGATTTGTGGTCAACCACAGAAAAACTAGATTTGGAGGAAGAGGGAAGATATACTGATTTGTGGTCAACCACAGAAAAACTATATTTGGAGGAAGAGGGAGGAAATACTGATTTGTGGTCAACCACAGAAGAACAAGATTTGGAGGAAGAGGGAAGATATACTGATTTGTGGTCAACCACAGAATAACCAGATTTGGAGGAAGAGGGAGGATATACTGATTTGTGGTCAACCACAGAAAAACTAGATTTGGAGGAAGAGGGAAGATATACTGATTTGTGGTCAACCACAGAAAAACTAGATTTGGAGGAAGAGGGAGGATATACTGATTTGTGGTCAACCACAGAAAAACTACATTTGGAGGAAGAGGGAGGATATACTGATTTGTGGTCAACCACAGAAAAATTAGATTTGGAGGAAGAGGGAGGAAATACTGATTTGTGGTCAACCACAGAAAAACTAGATTTGGAGGAAGAGGGAAGATATACTGATTTGTGGTCAACCACAGAAAAACTAGATTTTGAGGAAGAGAGAGGAAATACTGATTTGTGGTCAACCACAGAAAACCGGATTTGGAGGAAGAGGGAGGATATACTGATTTGTGGTCAAACACAGAAAAACTTGATTTGGAGGAAGAGGGAAGAAATACAGATTTGTGGACAACCACAGAAAAACTAGATTTGGAGGAAGAGGGAGGATATACTGATATGTGGTCAACCACAGAAAAACTATATTTGGAGGAAGAGAGCAAAATACTGATCTTTGGTCAAACACAGTCGAACCTGGTTTAAGACGAAAAAGTGATCGTTCCTAAACCTGGACAAACCAGAAAGTTATTTAAGCTCTAAGCTTGTTTTCCGATTCCGAAATGTGTTAATGtaatgtttgtacatgtatcaataaatgaataaaatactgGGGTTTTTTTTCGTTAACCACAGTGGCTGTTCGGAAAGACTGTCTTAGTGTAGACACGGTGACTACGGGAGAAGACTGGTGTCTAATGCCATCTGTATCAAATCAACGTCCTTGTATTCTGTCGTGACGTCATTATCACGCGGTGGTAATATTGACGTGGAATAAAGTAGTCCAAGTACAGATTACTGTAGCGTTCTCCGCAAAACTGAAGCGTCAATATTTGTGACACTGTTGGCAGTCTGTTCGCTAAAATTTTAGCTCGCTAAAGTTACATCATTTACAGAAACTTGACAGTTACTGTATTGCGGAAGGACTTTGTTTATGTGGGCCCTTGATAATAATATCCGGGGTCAATCGATCAGGTTATAACACCTTTCGCTTGTTCCGTTAATTGAGTTATTGAAGGTGGATGTCTAATAGATTGATCTGTGTTAGGTCTCGGACAGCAGTAGTTATGTTTGACCAATAAGTGAAAGCTTTGTCCTCGGATGTCTAATTCCTGTTTTATCAGCTTTGGACCGTAACGTGGTTAATTTACATTGATTGGCACTTAACCTAATTATCGCTGCACTTATATACGTATATCACACGTGTCCAGGTCAGGCAGATTTACACTTTACAACGGCAGAAAATCTTTTATCCATTAGTACAATAGAACTATCGCTGCGATTGTGTCTGCTACAGTGTACGTCATAGATGACAATGGTAAACGGAAATAAAAGTCGGTCTTTAACAACTCAAGTCATTAAAACCTTATTATCCTCGTCCCCCTCCCTCCACAAAAGTTACCCCTTACCCACcctgtatacaaaaccaacgTTTACGAGTTCATGCGTTATACGATCAATGTGATTGACCCAGTTGACCCCTGGCTCATTTGCATGTACGTCATCAGCGACCTAGTTAGcgagtgtatacatgtatgtagcttGCTGAAGGGATTTTCACTTACTAGATATTCCCTGGGGTGTCTAGCTCGACAACGCATTGTTAGCTTGACAGGCACGACATGGAGCCGGATTGGTTAAAGCTGAGTCGTATTTAAGGCCGCCATTGAATCACTACCATAACGAGATCTGTCGCTAGTTTTATGTTAGGTAGTTGGATAAAGTCTGTTTAATTTGGCCTAATGTTACTAAATCACTGCTTAGTACTCTAACATTGATCAATAAACATAGAATCTCTATACCATCCGTCCGTACATCTGGGTTCCCAAGCAAGCAGGTCGTCAATATGCTAGCCTACTTGTAGCTCATTGAAacaatatgacgtcatatccaTAACGTCATATTGGTAAA
The nucleotide sequence above comes from Argopecten irradians isolate NY chromosome 1, Ai_NY, whole genome shotgun sequence. Encoded proteins:
- the LOC138313452 gene encoding coagulation factor V-like, whose protein sequence is MIYLEEEGGYTDLWSTTEKLDLEEEGRYTDLWSTTEKTRFGEKLDLEEERGYTDLWSTTEKLDLEEEEGYTDLWSTTEKLDLEEEGRYTDLWSTTENLDLEEEGRYTDLWSTTEKLDLEVEGRYTDLWSTTEKLDLEEEGRYTDLWSTTEKLDLVEEGRYTDLWSTTEKLDLDEEEGNTDLWSTTEKLDLDEEGGTTDLWSTTEKPDLGEEGRYTDLWSTTEKLDLEEEGGYTDLWSTTEKLDLEEEGRYTDLWSTTEKLDLEVEGRYTDLWSTTEKLDLEVEGRYTDLWSTTEKLDLEEEGRYTDLWSTTEKLDLVEEGRYTDLWSTTEKLDLEVEGRYTDLWSTTEKLDLEEERGYTDLWSTTEKLDLEEEEGYTDLWSTTEKLDLEEEGRYTDLWSTTENLDLEEEGRYTDLWSTTEKLHLEEEGGYTDLLSTTEKLDLEEEGGYTDLWSTTEKLHLEEEGGFVEEGGYTDLWSTTEKLDLEEEGRYTDLWSTTEKLDLEEEGGYTDLWSTTEKLHLEEEGGYTDLWSTTEKLDLEEEGGNTDLWSTTEKLDLEEEGRYTDLWSTTEKLDFEEERGNTDLWSTTENRIWRKREDILICGQTQKNLIWRKREEIQICGQPQKN